In Myxococcales bacterium, the following proteins share a genomic window:
- the ysxC gene encoding ribosome biogenesis GTP-binding protein YsxC, with protein MSRVSPDTTRVIGADFSAAAAAVDQLPAPTSIEVAFAGRSNVGKSSLINCLMSRKNLVRTSGTPGCTRKIGFYDVRLADDARLTLVDLPGYGFARRSKTERDAWAELIEGYLLGRATLRAVVTIVDVRRGLESDDRDLLEMIASPPRASRPPLTSLVVATKLDKLPLSKQKLELAGAQKKAGLPLLGFSAETGLGRDALWLRLRAAASLSTPELQGAAVNASSSSS; from the coding sequence ATGAGCCGAGTGAGCCCCGACACCACCCGCGTCATCGGCGCCGATTTCTCCGCGGCCGCTGCCGCGGTGGACCAACTCCCTGCACCGACCTCGATCGAGGTCGCGTTCGCCGGGCGCTCGAACGTGGGCAAGAGCAGCCTGATCAACTGCCTGATGTCGAGGAAGAACCTGGTCCGCACCAGCGGAACGCCCGGCTGCACGCGCAAGATCGGTTTCTACGACGTGCGCCTCGCCGACGACGCGCGCCTCACGCTGGTCGATCTTCCCGGTTACGGCTTCGCGCGACGCAGCAAGACCGAGCGTGACGCGTGGGCCGAGCTGATCGAGGGCTACCTGCTCGGGCGTGCCACGCTCCGGGCGGTCGTGACCATCGTCGACGTGCGGCGCGGCCTCGAGTCGGACGACCGAGATCTGCTGGAGATGATCGCGTCGCCCCCGCGCGCGTCGCGCCCTCCGCTCACCTCGCTGGTCGTGGCCACCAAGCTCGACAAACTCCCGCTCTCGAAGCAGAAGCTCGAGCTCGCCGGGGCCCAGAAAAAGGCCGGCCTGCCGCTGCTCGGGTTCTCCGCAGAGACGGGGCTCGGCCGTGACGCGCTCTGGCTACGGCTCCGCGCCGCCGCGTCGCTCTCGACGCCGGAGCTTCAGGGTGCAGCGGTGAACGCTTCGTCCTCGTCGAGCTGA